A genomic window from Streptomyces sp. HUAS YS2 includes:
- a CDS encoding ABC transporter ATP-binding protein: MPDPTTVEGFETAGGGPSGGVPPAVRIEGLWKRFGQQIAVAGVDLTLPAGRFIGLVGPNGAGKTTTLSMATGLLRPDHGRVEVAGHDVWQDPAAVKARIGILPEGLRLFERLSGRELLAYTGRLRGLPGDEVDRRAAQLLDVLDLAGAQHKLVVDYSTGMRKKIGLAAALLHNPEVLFLDEPFEGVDPVSAQTIRGVLERYTGSGATVVFSSHVMELVESLCDWVAVMAAGQIRAHGPLEDVRGEAPSLQAAFLELVGANGRDAGTTLDWLGGGTGGAAGGNRTGGTAGGATGGGARGTAGGGR, translated from the coding sequence ATGCCCGACCCGACAACCGTGGAAGGCTTCGAGACGGCGGGCGGCGGCCCCTCCGGGGGCGTGCCGCCCGCCGTCCGCATCGAGGGACTGTGGAAGCGGTTCGGGCAGCAGATCGCCGTCGCCGGCGTCGATCTCACGCTGCCCGCGGGCCGGTTCATCGGCCTGGTCGGCCCCAACGGCGCCGGCAAGACCACCACCCTCTCGATGGCGACCGGTCTGCTCCGGCCCGACCACGGCCGGGTCGAGGTCGCCGGCCACGACGTGTGGCAGGACCCGGCCGCGGTGAAGGCCCGGATCGGCATCCTGCCGGAGGGCCTGCGGCTCTTCGAGCGGCTGTCGGGCCGCGAACTCCTCGCGTACACCGGGCGGCTGCGGGGGCTGCCCGGCGACGAGGTCGACCGGCGCGCCGCCCAGCTGCTCGACGTTCTCGACCTCGCGGGCGCGCAGCACAAGCTCGTCGTCGACTACTCGACCGGCATGCGCAAGAAGATCGGTCTCGCGGCGGCGCTGCTGCACAACCCCGAGGTCCTGTTCCTGGACGAGCCGTTCGAGGGCGTCGACCCGGTCTCCGCGCAGACCATCCGCGGCGTCCTGGAGCGGTACACCGGCTCGGGAGCGACGGTCGTGTTCTCCAGTCATGTGATGGAGCTCGTCGAGTCGCTGTGCGACTGGGTCGCCGTGATGGCCGCGGGGCAGATCCGCGCCCACGGCCCCCTGGAGGACGTACGGGGCGAGGCGCCGTCGCTGCAGGCCGCGTTCCTCGAACTGGTCGGCGCGAACGGGCGGGACGCGGGGACGACGCTGGACTGGCTGGGCGGCGGGACGGGCGGCGCGGCGGGCGGCAACCGGACGGGCGGTACGGCGGGCGGTGC
- a CDS encoding bifunctional DNA primase/polymerase, with protein MGVTEAAQIPKQRGEQLLDSAVRYAEERHWDVFPGTWLEAVEGAERCSCGAADCAAPGAHPARPDWATQATGSAVAARRIWGKQPKASILLPTGRTFDVLDVPESAGFLALARMERMELTLGPVTCTPDRRMMFFVLPGAAAKVPDLVRKLGWVPSSLDLVARGEGHYVAAPPTRVGGSGAVQWARRPTPANRWLPDAEELISPLAYACGREAAAARARRS; from the coding sequence ATGGGAGTCACGGAAGCCGCACAGATCCCCAAGCAGCGCGGCGAACAGCTGCTGGACAGTGCCGTGCGGTATGCGGAAGAGCGGCACTGGGACGTGTTCCCCGGCACCTGGCTGGAGGCGGTGGAGGGCGCCGAGCGGTGCTCGTGCGGCGCCGCCGACTGCGCCGCGCCCGGAGCGCACCCGGCCAGACCGGACTGGGCGACGCAGGCCACCGGCAGCGCCGTTGCGGCGCGCCGGATCTGGGGCAAGCAGCCCAAGGCCTCGATCCTGCTGCCGACCGGCCGCACCTTCGACGTCCTCGACGTGCCCGAGTCGGCCGGCTTCCTCGCCCTCGCCCGCATGGAGCGGATGGAACTCACCCTCGGCCCGGTCACCTGCACCCCCGACCGCCGCATGATGTTCTTCGTGCTGCCCGGCGCCGCCGCGAAGGTCCCCGACCTGGTGCGCAAGCTCGGCTGGGTGCCCAGCTCCCTCGACCTGGTCGCCCGCGGCGAGGGCCACTACGTCGCCGCCCCGCCCACCCGGGTCGGCGGCAGCGGCGCGGTCCAGTGGGCCCGCCGGCCCACCCCGGCCAACCGCTGGCTGCCGGATGCCGAGGAGCTGATCAGCCCGCTCGCGTACGCCTGCGGGCGCGAGGCGGCGGCGGCGCGCGCCCGGCGTTCCTGA
- a CDS encoding transcriptional regulator, with translation MAARPLVARQPNERLQALIQEAGCSNAGLARRVNMVGAERGLDLRYDKTSVARWLRGQQPRGRAPGIIAEALGRKLGRTVTIDEIGMANGKNLASGVGLQFSPTVVGAIEQVCELWRSDVGRRDFLSGSAVAASALVEPSRDWLITGADAQVARSAGARVGASDVAAVRAMTSALVDLDHRFGSGHVRPVVVHYLNSVVAGMLAGAYRESVGRELFAAVARLTELAGYMAVDTGQPGLAQRYYIQALRLAQAAGDRGYGGYVLAASMSHLAAQLGNPREIAQLARAAQEGARGRVTPRAQAMFLAAEARGHALLGDGRTFDEVAGRAVAALEQADPESGDDPAWIAHFDAAYLADELAHGHRDLGRPVESARSAEEALRGLPESRARRRAIGLVLLASAQVQQREVEHACHTGTRALELLGTLRSSRGAEYLDDLQQRLEPYAAEPAVREFGARLEIQAA, from the coding sequence ATGGCAGCCAGGCCTCTCGTCGCCCGTCAGCCCAACGAACGGTTGCAGGCGCTCATCCAGGAAGCCGGGTGTTCCAACGCCGGCCTCGCCCGGCGGGTCAACATGGTCGGCGCGGAGCGCGGCCTCGACCTGCGGTACGACAAGACGTCGGTCGCCCGCTGGCTGCGCGGACAGCAGCCGCGCGGCCGGGCGCCGGGGATCATCGCGGAGGCGCTGGGCCGCAAACTGGGCCGCACGGTCACCATCGACGAGATCGGGATGGCGAACGGCAAGAACCTGGCGTCGGGCGTCGGCCTGCAGTTCTCGCCGACCGTGGTCGGGGCGATCGAGCAGGTCTGCGAGCTGTGGCGGAGCGACGTGGGCCGGCGGGACTTCCTGTCGGGTTCGGCGGTCGCCGCGTCGGCCCTCGTCGAGCCGAGCCGGGACTGGCTGATCACGGGCGCGGACGCGCAGGTGGCGCGGTCGGCGGGGGCGCGGGTCGGGGCCTCGGACGTGGCGGCGGTACGGGCGATGACCAGCGCCCTGGTCGACCTGGACCACCGGTTCGGCAGCGGGCACGTACGGCCGGTGGTGGTGCACTACCTGAACAGCGTGGTCGCGGGGATGCTCGCGGGGGCCTACCGGGAGTCGGTGGGACGGGAGTTGTTCGCGGCCGTGGCCCGACTGACCGAACTGGCCGGGTACATGGCGGTGGACACCGGACAGCCGGGGCTCGCGCAGCGGTACTACATCCAGGCGCTGCGCCTCGCGCAGGCGGCCGGGGACCGCGGGTACGGCGGGTACGTGCTGGCCGCCTCGATGAGTCATCTGGCCGCGCAGCTCGGCAACCCGCGGGAGATCGCGCAGTTGGCGCGGGCGGCGCAGGAGGGCGCGCGGGGGCGGGTGACGCCGCGGGCGCAGGCGATGTTCCTGGCGGCCGAGGCGCGCGGGCACGCGCTGCTCGGCGACGGGCGGACGTTCGACGAGGTCGCGGGGCGGGCGGTGGCGGCGCTGGAGCAGGCCGATCCGGAGTCCGGCGACGACCCGGCGTGGATCGCGCACTTCGACGCGGCGTACCTCGCGGACGAACTGGCCCACGGTCACCGGGATCTGGGCCGGCCGGTGGAGTCGGCGCGGTCGGCGGAGGAGGCGCTGCGCGGGCTGCCCGAGTCGCGGGCGCGGCGGCGGGCGATCGGTCTGGTGCTGCTGGCGTCGGCGCAGGTGCAGCAGCGCGAGGTCGAGCATGCCTGCCACACCGGCACCCGCGCGCTCGAACTCCTGGGCACGCTGCGGTCGTCGCGCGGCGCGGAGTACCTGGACGACCTGCAGCAGCGTCTCGAGCCGTACGCGGCGGAGCCCGCGGTGCGGGAGTTCGGCGCGCGGCTGGAGATCCAGGCGGCGTGA
- a CDS encoding ABC transporter substrate-binding protein: MTGRRLTSLLAYLTTAAAGASLLTGCGVIPGATGGSREPVTVMTWAPDGTRATNMPGMPAMAQAYARWVNAKGGIDGHQLRVLTCNEENSPSGASACARRAVRENVTAVVGSYSQHGRAFMAPLEAAGIPYIGGYGISEDEFTSHLSYPVNGGQASLVAGHGMQLAESCRRVSLVRPDTVAGDRLPELLNSGLQRGQHRTATDIPAVEDAGEYSEQAGQARERAGRDKGCVAAVLGERTQTFFDSFRRLPESDAEVRISSVLGSVGQPLVDRSGGSRSPFEGALVTGWYPDAGDPRWNPMRKVIQQQAFEDTRIDPADAGVQTTWIAYTVFAQVVKAVGTDEINARHVARALDGGVKVDTGGLTPPLRWRYEDMLGATGLARVVNPEVTFQVVRQGRLVAQRPGFVNVGETVRTAP; this comes from the coding sequence ATGACCGGTAGGCGACTGACCTCACTCCTCGCGTATCTCACCACCGCGGCGGCCGGAGCGTCGCTGCTCACCGGGTGCGGTGTCATCCCTGGGGCCACGGGGGGCTCCAGGGAGCCCGTCACCGTGATGACCTGGGCACCGGACGGAACGCGTGCCACCAACATGCCCGGCATGCCGGCGATGGCGCAGGCGTACGCCCGCTGGGTCAACGCCAAGGGCGGCATCGACGGCCACCAGCTCCGCGTCCTGACCTGCAACGAGGAGAACTCGCCCTCCGGCGCATCGGCCTGCGCCCGTCGCGCCGTCCGCGAGAACGTCACCGCCGTCGTCGGCTCGTACAGCCAGCACGGCCGCGCCTTCATGGCCCCGCTGGAGGCCGCCGGCATCCCGTACATCGGCGGCTACGGGATCTCCGAGGACGAGTTCACCAGCCACCTGTCCTACCCGGTCAACGGCGGTCAGGCCTCGCTCGTCGCCGGACACGGCATGCAGCTCGCCGAGTCCTGCCGCCGGGTCTCCCTCGTCCGGCCCGACACCGTCGCCGGCGACCGGCTGCCCGAGCTGCTCAACTCCGGACTGCAGCGGGGCCAGCACCGCACCGCGACCGACATCCCGGCCGTCGAGGACGCCGGCGAGTACAGCGAGCAGGCCGGCCAGGCCCGGGAGCGGGCCGGACGCGACAAGGGGTGCGTGGCCGCCGTACTCGGCGAGCGCACCCAGACCTTCTTCGACTCCTTCCGCCGGCTGCCCGAGTCCGACGCCGAGGTCCGGATCTCCTCGGTGCTCGGCAGCGTCGGCCAACCGCTGGTCGACCGCAGCGGCGGCTCCCGCAGCCCGTTCGAGGGCGCGCTCGTCACCGGCTGGTACCCGGACGCGGGCGACCCGCGCTGGAATCCGATGCGCAAGGTAATCCAGCAGCAGGCCTTCGAGGACACGCGGATCGACCCCGCCGACGCGGGCGTCCAGACGACGTGGATCGCCTACACGGTCTTCGCCCAGGTCGTGAAGGCGGTGGGCACCGACGAGATCAACGCCCGGCACGTCGCCCGGGCCCTCGACGGCGGCGTCAAGGTCGACACCGGCGGCCTCACCCCGCCGCTGCGCTGGCGGTACGAGGACATGCTCGGCGCGACCGGGCTCGCGCGGGTCGTGAACCCCGAGGTGACCTTCCAAGTGGTCCGCCAGGGACGACTGGTGGCGCAGCGCCCCGGCTTCGTCAACGTCGGCGAGACGGTCCGCACCGCGCCGTGA
- a CDS encoding SCO4402 family protein, whose protein sequence is MGGMPLNDMPWWRWRSNVRSALHMLSDPVFHQETWLAGHEGYGDVTDAVYRLVEDTWLDNWSAEKYVGTIFRDSGEAALVDVAVLRVLRIMHQAGADAPVSAYLEHHGWPEAVRAAREAHVRMATADGDDPDAPPRSLDVLRIMTRSA, encoded by the coding sequence ATGGGCGGCATGCCGCTCAACGACATGCCGTGGTGGCGCTGGCGCAGCAACGTGCGTTCGGCGCTGCACATGCTTTCCGATCCCGTCTTCCACCAGGAGACCTGGCTGGCCGGCCACGAGGGGTACGGGGACGTCACCGACGCCGTGTACCGCCTGGTCGAGGACACCTGGCTGGACAACTGGTCCGCCGAGAAGTACGTCGGAACGATCTTCCGCGACTCCGGCGAGGCCGCGCTGGTCGACGTCGCCGTGCTCCGGGTGCTCCGGATCATGCACCAGGCCGGCGCGGACGCGCCGGTCTCCGCCTACCTGGAGCACCACGGGTGGCCGGAGGCGGTGCGGGCCGCACGCGAGGCGCACGTCCGGATGGCGACGGCGGACGGGGACGACCCGGACGCGCCGCCGCGCTCGCTGGACGTGCTGCGGATCATGACGCGGTCCGCCTGA
- the purU gene encoding formyltetrahydrofolate deformylase, with protein sequence MTDQYVLTLSCPDKKGIVHAVSSYLFITGCNIEDSQQFGDRDTGLFFMRVHFSAEDPVTVEKLRASFAAVGDSYTMDWQIHRADERMRVVLMVSKFGHCLNDLLFRSSTGALPVEIVAVVSNHTDFAELVGSYNIPFRHIPVTKENKPEAEAELLALVREENVELVVLARYMQVLSDDLCKQLSGRIINIHHSFLPSFKGAKPYHQAHARGVKLIGATAHYVTADLDEGPIIEQEVERVGHQVTPDQLVAIGRDVECQALARAVKWHSERRILLNGRRTVVFA encoded by the coding sequence ATGACTGACCAGTACGTCCTCACGCTCTCCTGCCCGGACAAAAAGGGCATCGTGCACGCCGTGTCGAGCTACCTGTTCATCACCGGATGCAACATCGAGGACAGTCAGCAGTTCGGAGACCGTGACACGGGTCTCTTCTTCATGCGGGTCCACTTCTCCGCCGAGGATCCGGTCACCGTGGAGAAGCTGCGGGCGAGCTTCGCCGCGGTGGGCGACTCGTACACGATGGACTGGCAGATCCACCGGGCCGACGAGCGGATGCGCGTCGTGCTGATGGTGTCGAAGTTCGGCCACTGCCTGAACGACCTGCTGTTCCGCTCGTCCACCGGCGCGCTGCCGGTGGAGATCGTCGCGGTGGTGTCGAACCACACGGACTTCGCGGAGCTGGTGGGCTCGTACAACATCCCGTTCCGGCACATCCCGGTGACGAAGGAGAACAAGCCGGAGGCGGAGGCGGAACTGCTCGCGCTGGTGCGCGAGGAGAACGTCGAGCTGGTCGTGCTGGCCCGCTACATGCAGGTGCTCTCGGACGACCTGTGCAAGCAGCTGTCGGGCCGGATCATCAACATCCACCACTCGTTCCTGCCGAGCTTCAAGGGCGCGAAGCCCTACCACCAGGCGCACGCGCGTGGCGTGAAACTGATCGGTGCGACGGCGCACTACGTGACGGCCGACCTGGACGAGGGCCCGATCATCGAGCAGGAGGTCGAGCGGGTCGGCCACCAGGTCACCCCGGACCAGTTGGTCGCCATCGGCCGCGACGTGGAGTGCCAGGCGCTGGCGCGGGCGGTCAAGTGGCACTCGGAGCGACGGATTCTCCTGAACGGGCGCCGGACGGTCGTGTTCGCGTAG
- a CDS encoding zf-HC2 domain-containing protein translates to MTRPWNGPGGPDEPDEPKGPDGPDGPEEVARVPRIPGPRWAADDHADLTSRPADSPQPAEESAAAPLVLPHGVLKSLLGAWALSACSAEETRALEDHLTSCAPCAEEALRLRDAVALLHEDRDLDLDPLLRSRVLESCLGRRPARIPVPDWAASYDAETARLDALLRDIGDSEWHAPVRLKWFEGEQQVTRRTTVAGVIGHLMAVDGLVARALGLDDPLGALAGTAGASPTERTEAFWQDGDWPATRKIRVPWRDQSHTLVRTVSFAGRGVADLTVTYGDFALPLRDALLDRAFECWLHADDIASAVDYPYAPPSGAHLRGMIDLAARLLPAALADRRRAGLASPARHLVAAGSPGRSLHLEIEGSGGGHWYIALDSPAALGTADRSVAQVAMDGVEFCRLMAGHISPEEAAAGQDGDREAIHDVLSAAAGLSRL, encoded by the coding sequence GTGACCCGGCCCTGGAACGGGCCCGGGGGTCCCGACGAGCCGGACGAGCCGAAGGGCCCGGACGGGCCGGACGGGCCCGAGGAGGTGGCCCGCGTCCCGCGCATACCGGGACCCCGGTGGGCGGCCGACGACCACGCGGACCTCACGTCGCGGCCCGCCGATTCGCCGCAGCCGGCCGAGGAGTCGGCGGCGGCGCCGCTCGTGCTGCCCCACGGCGTGCTGAAGTCGCTGCTCGGCGCGTGGGCGCTCTCGGCGTGCTCGGCGGAGGAGACCCGAGCGCTGGAGGACCACCTCACGTCGTGCGCGCCGTGCGCGGAGGAGGCGCTGCGGCTGCGGGACGCGGTGGCGCTGCTGCACGAGGACCGCGACCTGGACCTGGACCCGCTGCTGCGGTCCCGGGTCCTGGAGAGCTGCCTGGGCCGTCGGCCGGCCCGCATCCCGGTGCCCGACTGGGCGGCGTCGTACGACGCGGAGACCGCGCGGCTCGACGCGCTGCTGCGGGACATCGGGGACTCGGAGTGGCACGCGCCGGTCCGGCTGAAGTGGTTCGAGGGCGAGCAGCAGGTGACCCGGCGGACGACGGTCGCCGGGGTGATCGGGCATCTGATGGCCGTGGACGGCCTGGTCGCCCGTGCGCTCGGCCTCGACGACCCGCTGGGAGCCCTGGCCGGGACGGCCGGCGCCTCGCCGACCGAGCGCACGGAGGCGTTCTGGCAGGACGGGGACTGGCCGGCGACCCGGAAGATCCGGGTCCCCTGGCGGGACCAGAGCCACACGCTGGTGCGGACGGTGTCGTTCGCCGGGCGGGGCGTGGCGGACCTGACGGTGACGTACGGGGACTTCGCGCTGCCGCTGCGGGACGCGCTGCTCGACCGGGCCTTCGAGTGCTGGCTGCACGCGGACGACATCGCGAGCGCGGTGGACTACCCGTACGCGCCGCCCAGCGGGGCGCATCTGCGCGGCATGATCGACCTGGCCGCCCGGCTGCTGCCGGCCGCCCTGGCGGACCGCCGCCGCGCGGGGCTCGCGTCCCCGGCGCGCCATCTGGTCGCGGCGGGCTCCCCCGGCCGCTCGCTGCACCTGGAGATCGAGGGCTCGGGCGGCGGCCACTGGTACATCGCCCTGGACTCGCCCGCGGCCCTGGGCACGGCGGACCGCTCGGTGGCCCAGGTCGCGATGGACGGCGTCGAGTTCTGCCGCCTGATGGCCGGCCACATCTCCCCCGAGGAGGCCGCGGCGGGCCAGGACGGCGACCGCGAAGCCATCCACGACGTCCTCTCGGCAGCGGCCGGCCTGAGCCGGCTGTAG
- a CDS encoding sigma-70 family RNA polymerase sigma factor has translation MAKDTPPRWDRRMQQRLARGEAAALGELYDRYASLVHNLAHRVLDDDDAADRITREVFGYVWENPDAYDPKQGNLRAWVAYLTRRQAVQRLRQVEAAALAESGEGSAEELEQKVLRASAAARADYIVTSMPAPLRAALDLAYRRRRDYRQTAADLGVTEEEARRRLRLGLQLLSTANGGPPGPPGYGRAL, from the coding sequence ATGGCGAAGGACACACCACCGCGCTGGGACCGCCGGATGCAGCAGCGACTGGCCCGCGGCGAGGCGGCTGCCCTCGGCGAGCTGTACGACCGCTACGCCTCCCTCGTCCACAACCTCGCCCACCGGGTGCTCGACGACGACGACGCGGCCGACCGGATCACCCGCGAGGTGTTCGGCTACGTCTGGGAGAACCCCGACGCGTACGACCCGAAGCAGGGGAACCTGCGGGCCTGGGTCGCGTATCTGACCCGCCGCCAGGCGGTGCAGCGGCTGCGGCAGGTGGAGGCGGCGGCGCTCGCGGAGTCCGGCGAGGGGTCCGCGGAGGAGCTGGAGCAGAAGGTGCTCCGGGCGTCGGCCGCCGCCCGGGCCGACTACATCGTCACCTCCATGCCCGCCCCGCTGCGGGCCGCGCTGGACCTCGCGTACCGCCGGCGTCGCGACTACCGGCAGACGGCGGCGGACCTCGGGGTGACCGAGGAGGAGGCGCGCCGGCGGCTGCGGCTCGGGCTGCAGCTGCTGTCGACGGCGAACGGCGGGCCGCCGGGCCCGCCGGGCTACGGACGTGCGCTGTGA
- a CDS encoding STAS domain-containing protein encodes MTLKVDVDEQGSWTVLHISGELDLATSPVIRRRVHEAVAIGRHDVVLDLSAVRFCDSSGVGVLIAARRLMYSCRGRLRLILPAQGAPTGSHVNRVLAALGVRRLFDVYEDVAAATGERAQPLSA; translated from the coding sequence GTGACGCTCAAGGTCGACGTCGACGAGCAGGGTTCCTGGACCGTGCTCCACATCAGCGGCGAACTGGACCTGGCGACCTCGCCGGTGATCCGCCGCAGAGTCCACGAGGCCGTGGCCATCGGCCGGCACGACGTGGTCCTGGACCTGTCCGCCGTGCGGTTCTGCGACTCCAGCGGGGTCGGCGTGCTCATCGCCGCCCGCCGCCTCATGTACTCCTGCCGCGGCCGGCTGCGGCTGATCCTGCCCGCGCAGGGCGCGCCCACCGGGTCGCACGTCAACCGGGTGCTCGCCGCGCTGGGCGTGCGCCGGCTGTTCGACGTGTACGAGGACGTGGCCGCCGCGACCGGCGAACGGGCGCAGCCGCTGTCCGCATAG
- a CDS encoding EF-hand domain-containing protein encodes MDSTDADALYQRRIANRFAAFDQDGDGTISREDFTTAAKRVLAAFDVPFRSDKGQALWSGAEAFWQGMAGIADVDGDQKVSHEEFVGGAVKRLHDHPERFAEIARPFLHALLAVADTEGDGRATTGDVEKALVVLGIEPHIAALSAESLDTDRSGTVEEEEAVTAFARYFMTN; translated from the coding sequence ATGGACTCCACGGATGCCGACGCGCTGTACCAACGCCGGATCGCGAACCGGTTCGCCGCCTTCGACCAGGACGGCGACGGGACCATCTCGCGCGAGGACTTCACCACCGCGGCCAAGCGGGTCCTCGCCGCCTTCGACGTCCCCTTCCGCTCCGACAAGGGCCAGGCCCTGTGGAGCGGCGCGGAGGCGTTCTGGCAGGGCATGGCCGGGATCGCCGACGTGGACGGCGACCAGAAGGTCAGTCACGAGGAGTTCGTCGGTGGCGCGGTGAAGCGGCTGCACGACCACCCCGAGCGGTTCGCCGAGATCGCCCGCCCGTTCCTGCACGCGCTGCTCGCGGTCGCCGACACCGAAGGCGACGGCCGGGCGACGACCGGCGACGTGGAGAAGGCCCTGGTGGTCCTCGGCATCGAGCCGCACATCGCCGCGCTGAGCGCCGAGTCGCTCGACACCGACCGCTCCGGCACGGTGGAGGAAGAGGAGGCCGTCACCGCCTTCGCCCGCTACTTCATGACGAACTGA
- a CDS encoding class I adenylate-forming enzyme family protein: protein MTDTAHALGESRTLWELVERRAALTPDRPVLLQGDRTLTFGELRDRAERVAAGLHDRGVRPGTVVAWQLPTRIETALLSFALARLGAVQSPVIPFYRDREVGFALRESRAEYFAVPGVWRGYDHTALAERLGARGVFEAYETLPEGDPAVLPPPPSSGEEVRWIYWTSGTTSDPKGVLHTDRSLIAGGSCLAHALRLTPDDVGSMAFPFAHIAGPDYTVMLLLYGFPAVMFEQFALPDALEEYRKHGVTVAGGSTAFYSMFLAEQRKQPGEKVIPTLRLLAGGGAPKPPEIYHSVVREMGCRLTHGYGMTEVPMITMGDPEDTAENLATTEGRPPAGMEIRIAEDGEVRLRGEAVCRGYLDPEQTAAAFDEDGFLITGDVGHLTESGHLVLTGRIKDIIIRKGENISAKEIEDLLHTHPDVGDAAVIGLPDAERGERVCAVVEQPAGAAELTLRGLGAYLREQGLAVHKLPEQLEVVDALPRNKTLRKVLKYKLRERYGS from the coding sequence GTGACCGACACCGCCCACGCCCTCGGCGAGTCCCGCACGCTCTGGGAGCTCGTCGAACGCCGCGCCGCACTCACCCCCGACCGCCCCGTCCTGCTCCAGGGCGACCGCACCCTCACCTTCGGCGAGCTGCGGGACCGCGCCGAACGGGTGGCCGCCGGCCTGCACGACCGGGGCGTACGCCCCGGCACGGTCGTCGCCTGGCAGCTGCCCACCCGGATCGAGACCGCGCTGCTCTCGTTCGCCCTGGCCCGCCTGGGCGCCGTGCAGTCCCCGGTGATCCCGTTCTACCGGGACCGCGAGGTCGGCTTCGCGCTGCGCGAGTCCCGCGCCGAGTACTTCGCCGTGCCCGGCGTGTGGCGCGGCTACGACCACACCGCGCTGGCCGAGCGGCTCGGTGCGCGCGGGGTCTTCGAGGCGTACGAGACCCTGCCCGAGGGCGACCCGGCGGTGCTCCCGCCACCGCCGTCCTCCGGCGAGGAGGTCCGCTGGATCTACTGGACCTCGGGCACCACCTCCGACCCCAAGGGCGTGCTGCACACCGACCGGTCCCTCATCGCGGGCGGCTCCTGCCTCGCCCACGCGCTGCGGCTGACGCCGGACGACGTCGGCTCGATGGCCTTCCCGTTCGCCCACATCGCCGGGCCCGACTACACGGTGATGCTGCTGCTGTACGGATTCCCGGCCGTCATGTTCGAACAGTTCGCGCTTCCGGACGCCCTGGAGGAGTACCGCAAGCACGGCGTCACCGTGGCCGGCGGCTCCACCGCGTTCTACTCGATGTTCCTCGCCGAACAGCGCAAACAGCCCGGCGAGAAGGTCATCCCTACGCTCCGGCTGCTGGCCGGCGGCGGGGCCCCCAAGCCCCCGGAGATCTACCACTCCGTGGTCCGTGAGATGGGCTGCCGGCTCACCCACGGCTACGGCATGACCGAGGTCCCCATGATCACCATGGGCGACCCGGAGGACACCGCGGAGAACCTCGCGACGACCGAGGGCAGGCCGCCGGCGGGGATGGAGATACGCATCGCGGAGGACGGCGAGGTGCGGCTGCGCGGCGAGGCCGTCTGCCGCGGCTACCTCGACCCGGAACAGACCGCCGCCGCCTTCGACGAGGACGGCTTCCTGATCACCGGGGACGTCGGGCATCTCACGGAGAGCGGCCACCTCGTCCTCACCGGACGGATCAAGGACATCATCATCCGCAAGGGCGAGAACATCTCGGCCAAGGAGATCGAGGACCTGCTGCACACCCACCCGGACGTCGGCGACGCCGCCGTGATCGGGCTGCCGGACGCCGAGCGCGGCGAGCGGGTGTGCGCGGTGGTGGAACAGCCCGCGGGGGCCGCCGAGCTGACGCTGCGAGGGCTCGGCGCGTACCTGCGCGAGCAGGGCCTCGCCGTCCACAAGCTGCCGGAACAGCTGGAGGTGGTCGACGCCCTGCCGCGCAACAAGACCCTGCGCAAGGTCCTGAAGTACAAGCTCAGGGAGCGGTACGGGTCGTGA